The genomic segment CTGATCTGACTTTGAGTAGCCATTTAATTTATGCTTTTGATCGACAGCTCTATCTCTTACAATGCACTGCCTCACACAAGAGTGTGTTTCTCACAGGGGGAAACAATAGAGATGAGTCTAGGATTTCTGTAATTATCAGCCTTAATCCTACAGAGTGACATTTTCTGTTGAAAACTTCAACACTGTAGATGTCGACTCTCAAATCTGTAGTATTAAAGGTTATTTAACTGATGAACCTCCTCAGTAACATGGTATTACCCCTAAAATATCATTTACAATGTTTCACATCAAAGTAACAGACTTAGACATAATATGAGAGCTTGAAAGTTTAGTCAATAATCTGATATGAATATGATATGAAATGATAGCAACCGATCCATACTGAATGCATTAGTTCAGTGGTATGGCCATTAGAGGATAATTATtagttatcagtggggaggagaacagactaATGAAGCTacttcatagatggggattattaggaggccatgattggtaaaagccaTTTGGAAATTTTGGCAAGGAGACTAgggtaaaacccctactctttttgagaaactttTAAGAACCATGGAGAGTCAGGGCCTCAAAACAGATTTCTCTTCTTTAAAACAATTACACACTGCAAAAGTAAGCAGTAAAAAAGCTAGTGTTTACaggattattaatattaatactgtaagtaaaaattACATGACTTTCCTTTTCCAATGTGATCATTTTCCTTTTAACAGAGCTTATCACGTGATGTCCTTTGccatattttcttttgaaacctaTTTGCTAGTGCCATGCCATTCACAACCATCTGTAATGTATGAAACACCTAAATGATCTTCTTGCCTGTGTTGGCAGGACGGGTGCCCATGAGGTCGTCGACGCtggtcctgctttttctgaTCAGCGTCCAGGCTGTGGCGAACATGGGAGGGGATGCCCATGCCGGGGATACAACTCAGCACAATGCCAAGCAATCAGAGATGCAACAGGAGCCGAGCGCCTTCTCCTCCAGCCAGCACCGCAACCCCAACATCCCAGACTCTATCACCACAGTGGACCCTAAACTCTTCAGCAAACGCCATTACCGATCATCCAGGGTGCTTTTCAGTTACCTGCCACCAGATGAAGAAGTGGGAGAAGAGGACGTCGAGGCCAATGGGGTGCATGGGACACTCGAGGGACCTGGGTCAAGGGTCAGACGGCGTGCTAATCCTGACAGTCAGGCCCTGCGTCGTGGGGAGTACTCAGTGTGCAAGAGTATTAGCACTTGGGTGGGCAACAAGACAAAAGCCACGGATATCAAGGGGCAGGAAGTGAGTGTGTTAGCAGAGTTCAATATCAACAATGTGGTTAAGAAGCAGTACTTTTTCGAGACCACTTGTGCTGGCAATGACTCAGGTTCCTCAGGCTGCCTAGGTATCGACAGCCGCCGCTGGAACTCCTACTGCACCAACACCCACACCTTTGTGAGGGCACTGACTGTGGACAAGAAACTGGTGGCCTGGCGGTACATCCGCATCAACACAGCCTGCGTGTGCGTGCTCAGCCGGAAGTCCTGGAGACACTGACCCTGACTTGACTGCCTACTCCCACTGAGGCCTCCCCCTGCCTTCTCTCACCCCACCCAAACAGCGACAACAACCTTAACTCCAACAAACTGACCCTCCAACCCCCTCTCCGCCCTCAGCTGCTCCCTCTTCCACTCCCTGCCCTACCTCACTCTGTAAATTATTATGTTAAGTTGTTTTAAGTTATGAGGACTGCATgttatatttatagtttatatggtcaaaaaaacaaaaaattaccAAAACGAACAGAAAGGAgctttttgttgctgttgttgttgttatttattaaacacTTCTATACATGCCTACCGTGCCCCTGTCTTTCCTCAAACAGCCGCAGAGCCCTTGACAGTTTGTCAGAAGGGTAATTCTTTGATATTCAGCCAACAAAAGGAATTAAACAGATTTGCTTTACCATGACTGATGACTTTAGAAGAGTCTGTGTGCCTTTATAGGTTGCCTGAATGTAATGGAAACCACAGTTACTACAATACAGAAGCAGTCGTAATGGTGGTCCTACCCAATGTGATGATCCTGTCACTGGGTAATTATGCACAGTTAACCAGAACTGGATTTTTCACCAATGCTTCCTGGCAGTTTTCATCGCTCGGTGATGTGCTGGTGTGTAGTTCACAGATGGTTCataagaggtttttttttaagttgtagcACTTCTGACAGTACATTTAGCCTCTCTTGATCTTGTTGCGTCATCAGCCTTGCATGCTGTTTGCACATGAACTATCATCAGCCCTGCGTGCtgtttgcacaaacacacatcaCGATTGCATATACCATTTCGCAAACACACATTCTGAACCACACATATGTTACCATTCTTCATGATATTGTCATGCACAGAAGGTAGCAAGGACTGTGAGAACAAGAAATGAAACAAGCTAGTCTATTATACCCCGCTCATCTCTTGTCAACAAGGATAATTGTCTTCCATGAACATGAAGGAAACTGATAAGACCGATATGAGATCTGCACATTCTGTGTTGTGTGCAGGATGAgcaggaggtacagtatgtggggaGATATcagatcacatacagtactgctcaGTCTGGTCTTGGTGAGCTCTTTTCAACACTTTCGCTAGGCTTACTCGTACTGGCATCTTCAGGTCTCAAAAAGTTGGGCTCTTTTGTATTATTGTTCCTCCATCTGGTTTGATCAAGAGTTATAACATACCAGGAAATGCTCAATTTATTATCAAGGTTAAAAATGGGCACAACTGATAAAGAgttaattatataatttaataaaataaatgattaaaagaaCAGAGAGAAGACAGAAACAACCTAAAAGCAGAAAGGCAAATGTTTCACCAAGTGTTTTTATGTGACAAGCAGCGGATTAGAACAGAGAAAGTGTTTTATGTCAACCTGTCCTGCACATATTTCAACGATGAGACAACGTCTGCGAGTGTTTTATTTGGTATGTCAGCTGTGGTCAggctattcatacagtatatggtgaaTATCTGACAGGTGTGCTCATTTCTGCTTTGACAAGAAGATCCTGTCATTGAATCTTTGAATCTGCCTGTAGCATTAGTTTTGCTCATAAgcaaaatacaattattattacaagtaaaaatgatttcatggttCATTTAACTTACCATTAGATAGGGAACATATTAGGATAAATACATGATCCACACTTCCCTTGATGTGCAGACCAGAACATTGAGCTCCAAGGTGACTTGTGAAAGACACCAGAAATCCATATTTTAAGATTTGCTTACCATGTCAGGGAACTTGTTAGAGCAGTGAAGAAGGCTCTAAGCCGATAGTTCTCCATTTCACCTCTCCTGGCCAAGATTATACTgacctttctttttaaaaatccttttaCAGGGATTTCAGGATTCCTATTCAAGAAAATCAACTAAAACAGAGACCAATAATATCCTGAAATATGGATCATATTCCCTCCTTCTCTCAACAACTGactggtttcttttttaaaatcctctccattttcattttcagattttagCTTTTCACACCTCTATCCCTGATCCCTGAtccctctgcctgtctgcctgtgctTGCTACAGTATTTCTCGCCTGCTCTGCCCTTTACTCACCTGTATTGGAACTTATCTCCATCTtagactctctctctcacacctgaaataGGCTCAGCAACCGAAACATAGTGTTTCTCCTTTCTTTGATTTGgcatggaattaacttttacttgttccaatgTGGTCAAATGTGCATAGTATGGTACAAATTTGACTTCTGACATTgagaaatgtgtaaaaaaaatcttcaactAATTAATAGTAACATGTTTTCCAAGGTATTTCTACAGCACATCTCAAAAGAACTTAGAAAATATCAAATGTTAAAGATGcagtatgtttaaaaatgaaagacatGACACATTGAGATTTTATAAGGTTTAGAGTATAGAGCTTTCTCTTAAACCTGGTTATGATAGCTTTAAGGTATGAACCTGGTatttaaaggagaaaaaagggACACTTATTTGCGCAATTTAGACAGCTACCACTTGTTTCACTCATTCCTTAGATTCCTTCTAATATAAGGCATAACACAACACCCTTCCAGCAGAGGTATGaattgaaatgtttcattttacacAGTTAAGTGAAAAAGGTTAATAGGGCCTTTATGGTGGTTAGGTTTAATCAGGATTCTTTGAAAGGAGAAGGATGGGCACCAGTGATTCGTAACACACTGCAACATGTTGTCAAAGAGTGTTCTCACCTGAAAATCCATGTGCAGTTATCAGGGTAAAACAAACATGAACGTCCTTCCTGAGAACTACTGtaaacataaatacagtatgcaaacaCACAGTAGTAAGTCTGTATACAATTGAGAACTCTGGCTATACATATTCTTCAAAatacttaaatattaaattaaaaaaaatacttctaatCCCTCCTTCCTAATTAGAATCATGTGCCTTAGtttatctttattatttttcaaaagaacAATGTGTGATTGTTTAAAGAgtaaaaggagaagaaaagtcTAGAAAACACATTTGTAGCGGTAACCATGGAAAAGAGTCCTTGTGTTTTCACATGGTACCTAGTCCCTCTTTCTTCACCTGCCACCTCCTCCCATCTACTTCCCCAAAATTCAATGGAGCAGAGAAGAAAAAGATCAGGAAAGTGAGGCACAAAATATCTTGAGCTGCACTTGCAACTAAAAGTACCCTGTAAGGTCACTTCCATCTAAGGTGATGAAAAGCAATGCAAAatgctgtaatgaaaataattcaaagtcgAAAAAGGAGGTTTATGTGGGGAAAGATGGGAGAGGCTGGAAGAATACCCTGAGATCATGCCCCAGAGCatgctaaaacaaaacaaatgaactaTTATtgcaataatgaaaaataatacttaGAGTTCATACTTAAATCTCTATgatgcaatgtacagtagctatgtAATGCTTTTGTTTAAGTCACTATTTTTTATCAAGATTGTGAGCAATCTGTTCTAATTTTGACCCCTGAGCATCAAGAGGCTGTCAGTGTGTTTGTACTGGGGTAGGCCGGCAAtcaataataatcataaaaatgGTCTAAAAGCACTATGCTCCTAGCTTCATCTTTGTTAGGGCaagtatttaacatttttcgGGAACCAGGATACTTGTTAAAACTTTCTCTTTGTTTCAGACTGTTTATTTATCCTGCTCTAAGCTTGAAGCTTTCCAAAGTTTGATCttcactctgctgacagcttACTGGCTTACTGTAACTTTGTTATTTCACTTCAGCTGCTTGTACATGCCTAAAACATGCTACAGTCTGTCTTGGTTTTGAAATACTTATTTGCAAGCTTACTTTGCTGATCAAAGTCTGCAGATTTAGGTCTGAAACACACTGACATGCTTTACACATGCTCTTAATAAAAGGGATTATGGAAACATTGTAAGAATACTTGGAGAAAATGTCCTAAGAGGCTCAATCACTGAGCTTAACAGTTGCACACACTGAACCCTATAGTCCAGACATCTTCAATTCAAGTTTGAGCTATGTTGTTACATGACTGGAAAAAGGACTTGCTGTGGTAACACACAACTGGGTGAGCACCTCTTTGCCAGGCACTAGTATAGACCACCCTGAAGGACATAAGCCTGTATGGTAGAGACATGCAGAATGATACTCTAACTGTTGCATGGACTTCTTCATTGACAGCCCAGTCAATAAAGatgtccatgtacagtatgatagtCTAGGCAGGTGTGTCTAGCTGCTTCAAATCTCCACCTCCAGTGATTGACGCCTTGCACTACAGTGATGAAGTCAGGGGCCCTCACTTGCTGCCTTTCCTGAGGGCTAATTATGTTATAACATTTTACATCCTCATACTGCTCACGTAATCAAACTTTCTTGTGAGATCAGACTGTGGCAGGTATTCTATAGATATCCTGTTTGCTGGACTTGAGCTTCACTGAACATTTGTTGGATGAGCTAGGATGACATGTGGCATTATGGACTCAGAGACCAGTAAATATAGACCTATGCTTGTCCAGGCTCtaagagagaaaaaagacaATATTCCACAATGTAGTATCTGTAGCCTGATGCAAAGCATATCACAGATGTTCAGCTTGTATTGGTTCTCACAGTCGCTGCACATCCTTTCTAAactgtgactttcacagcagaCCGGCTGCTTATCAAATGCAATATGTTTATGACAAGTGTTAATTAGGATAAGGAATTTGCCTTATCTATTCAATCCAATGTCAGtacaataaaaatagatttagtcatttttttaattacacctTTTTGAATTTGTTGCATTCCTAAATTATTAGTTATTTTGatgctaaatatactgtatacagtatattcttagaCAAATTCCCTTGGGAAAGGGCTGTATAGATGTTTTTAAGATGGCAGCATTTTATATACTTCCCAGCTAAACATGGAGCATTTTGTctctatttaaaatgaaaaaaatatatgataTTTTATTATCAGATGCTACatcttaataataaatatagcattttaatatttatgtaaAACAGCAATTAACAAAATACAACTTAGCTATACGTAagttctattttgtttttatgggtGCTAAACAATTAAATCACTATCAAAATTATTGCATGGGAAATTAAGGTTGTTGAATATATGAATTAAAGATCTTAAGTAATTAAGTATGGTCTAATAAACCTAAGACTATAACAGCACTATTGTTTGGCTGTTAGTAGGGTATTCACACAGTAAAAGCAATCATTTTTGGGGGTCATCATTCACTCTATTGATAAATCCCTGCTAATAGACTTTGTATTAGAAAAGCAGTAATAGAGAACACACTATTCAGCCTTACTTAGTTATTGAACCGTATTTCCTGGGCAAcatttttgtgtatttcttGGACGTTTGTTAAAAGCCTGGAATTTCCTGCAGATTTAGTTGGGATGTATCTGTCTAGAGCATAATtagttccttttctttttagtatTGTCATGAGGCTAGAATCAGGAATATGCAGGAGGAGAAgcctattatttttaattagatttcacaattaaaaaaaggactgTGTTAGTTTGACAAAGGCATCAAAGGAGGTGGTATTCAAGGCAGAAACAAAGGATAAAGGAGCatggaattattttcttttttcaaagctGTGTGGAAAAAAGTAGGGCAGCTCTTTTATGCCATGTGACAATGTGCTTCTGAATTCCCGGAGCGTACGTGTCAGTATGTAAGAGAATAAAAATTCCCAAAGGCAATTGAATGTGCTTGTTTCAACAGAACTTTAATTCTGCTAGCACAACAAGCTCCtagatacagtatctactgCCTGCCCTCAGAAGAGAACCCAATGGACAGGTCTGACATGCTCTTTCAAAATAAGGGACAGATAAGAGAACTACTGGTCCCATAAAGAGGGCAGTCTGATTCCCGTATTTGCAGTCCTGGACTGTAGTCTTAGACAATCTGCAAGAAATAtcaataaagaaataatttgtGCTACATGAATATTCAGCTACAGCTGAATCTTGCTCATGTTAATAAGAATCAAGAGCTGTGAAAAAGCTCAATCAATCAAATTATATTGTATTAACCAATTCTTTTGATGATAGTAAACTATCAAAGGCATGCAAACCTTTAAACATTGTTATATCAGTCTAtttgatttttatatactgtacatattgtactgtagtgCTCAAGAAAATTATATAACTCCATATTTTGGACAAAATTCCATATttgaacatgtttttaaatgcagattTAGCAGATATAAAATGCAGATGTGCATAAAAACTGAAGATGGATTTAACGTGTTATCTAAAAAGTAATATAATTATAGTTTTCatgcctactgtatatccattatAATCATAGGAGTAATAATTAACATACATGACAATAAGGAGAAAAGGGTAATTTGGTTGGTAGGAACAAATAGATCTCAGGGTATGATGTAGACATCTTCTTGAAGAATCACAGGAAATCTCAGAAACATGGCCGGATTGTTCATATTCAAGACACACAAagccctgtgtgaaaaaagtATAGATTTAAATTCTCCCAATGACAGCCAGCTGTACAAAGAATTCAAGTAATGTAATGCATATTGATGTTAAGTAACTTAAAAAAATTCTACTATAAGTGGTGTGCACAGCAAAGTCCAAAACAAAGTGTTAATAATTTGTGTAGTTGCATCTTGGTCAGAGTCATAAGTTGAATGGAGCAGCAGATGAATGAAGTATAAAAAACATAGGAAACAATAATTTTCAAGGTTTAAGACTTTTTAACACatagaaaactaaaaatgagAAAGACAAGGTACTGATTGATTGAAGCCCTTATGTTAACTGCAGTTGTTTTTGCTGCAGTTAAAGGCTGCCCTCTTGTGCTCAGAATACACACTTATACACAGTCATAAATACACATAGTCATAACAAGTGTAGATTTCTTGACTGCACAGACTGCAATTCTGTTGATCCATGCAATTAGATTGTAAAGAGCAGTAAAGAGGAAAACAGGTTCATGATACATAAcataatcacatactgtacataatcatTATATCAAACAGTTCTAACGATATTAAAAACAATAGTTTAAGAATATTCTCATATTTTGCTTGGGTTTTGATGTTAGTTTGAGGAGTTTTATGCTTCTACTGGCACTGTCCAGGTTGTATTGTACGAGGCTTCTGTTAGAACTGATTATTGTCCATCCTTAATTTGAaactggatgtacagtattaatgtgTTTCCAGAATGTCAAAACATTGGCCAGAAACAGTCAGGAGTCAGGTCAGAGAAGCTAGAATATTACCAAATATGGCCCTCATGACTCAGACTCATGAAATACAGCTTTAGCACAAATACAGGTAAACAAGTAATGTATataaactgcagaaacattgtgttatgtacagtagctattaTGCTGTGGTAACTCCAATGTGTTGTAAAATGACAGGTTTGGAGGCATTTTTCAGGGTATTATATTCTGCAATTGAAGCCTGGAGAGTGCAAGCCAGTCAAACTGTCTCTGCTGTCTCTACAACAACTGCAGTAAAAAAAGACGAAGATTACCCATATTCCTGAGAGTTAATGTATCTCCTCTGCTTCAGGCTGCCCCTGTATCGATGGTGAGATTGTATGAGGggaattttgtgaaattagggacagcttttttgtttttgtgttttgtttgcaaataatatatgtatattttctgatatataaaaaatgaagcaTTACCAGCATTAAAACAGCTACTGGTTCCATTACTCATTtactgcatttttaattaacaaatgtCATATATTTTGAATAGTTACAGCCTAATTTAGAATGCTACATGATATAAACTAGATGTGTCACCTAAAAATCCCAGGCATCTTCTCAAAAGAACTTAAGATTAGTAATAATTAGACAACTTGTAGGGATAAGAGGCTTAGCTGTAATAGTTAAactattacatactgtaactagttCTGCCCCCTTTATTTCAGTGGTGTCATATGGACACTATGTGTGGCCCACTACCTTTCATGAAAAAACATAGATTCTTTCACAAAAGGCTGGTGATGTAATCGGAACAACACATTGCACACTGTTAATACTATTTTTCAGCGTAGGTCCCTTATGCTTCTACACACCTGCCACTATTTTGCGAGGTTTTGAAccccttcaaaataaaaaaaaatgttgattaaAAATCAAGAACAGGCCATACACCCCCATTAGCCCATCATAATTTCTTTTGTAATTACATTTCAGTATCAGGCCTAGACATAAAAGTTGCCAGTGTCTCTGGTTGTACTGCCTGTCACTCTCTTTTCTGCATTAAATTCtctatgtaaaaaaatgttttctggtgGATAATTAGCTTTTAACAAGGtttgaattatatttgtgtGTCAGGGCTGTCtatgattgaatttaaaaagTGGATGAAGAACAGAGAGGCATCAGAGCAGAACTGAAGTGTTATCTCTGTCTTGCGTGATTTCTTTGCAGAAAGACGTGAAGTGTTTAAGATCcctatttaaatgtaaaataagaatttatttttgtttttgtctgacTTCGTCTAACTTTAAACTATTGTTAATAAATACcgctttttgttctttttaaacttttaaaatgacattgcaaacctaacaaaaaaaggaaacaatttgaTCTAACCTGCCTAGAGGCAGCTACCCTGGACCCCTCTTACATCTGAGGTGTGAAGAAATGAAAACTTTGTCTACTGCGTCAGATGCAGCTGCACTTTTCAACAACTATTCCAAAACCCCCAAATTTGCATTCTATATATTTTTACCAGTAGCTTCCTTACTTAAATtctgcttacagtatatatcgtcTTCTACAGGTGTTTTACCACTAAAATCTTACAACGGCAGAATTAGGAAGATATATTGTAAAGGCAAACGCCCATTATTAACTGCTTCATTATAAATGCAACTGACaaaaaacaatacttttaaAGCCTTGGATTTATCTTTGTTACCACCATTGTTGTGAGTCCAGTTTAAAGAATTGAGTCTCACATATCATTGTATGCAGTTTTGTCTAAGAGAGCAGAAGATCCCAAATAGGGATGATTGCATTTTACATGCTTGTAAATTGAATGCTAAAAAATGACACCTGATGTGATATGGGATAGAATTACAGATTTCCTGGGACAACTGTCTTAGAAAGAGAAATGTCCTTTAAAAACCAGAACAGGTGGAAACATTAGTGAATGCatttgtctgtgtctgtatgcCAATATCTCTGTTAAGGTACACCAGACCAAAGTGCTATTTCTCAGCCAAACATATTAAGTCTACAATACAGCCTCAGACTGACTAAGActaacattaaagaaaaaaagtctggCTACTCATAACTAATAAGAAATTGGTGCAACCAGTGGACAACAAAGTTCTAAGTTCTTGGTTCTAACGAAGACACCAAACATCATCCATTCCCAAAGAATGAATAGACAAAAGTAGTGCATGGTAGCAAATAAACAACATAAGAAGAACATAAATTTCAAAGAGCTAAATTTTACTTAGTACTTCCATCTTAACACAgatttttttgaaaatgtacaattcCTGGAATTAGAAATAGTGATATAGTGTTGCATATGCACCAGTGCCATAGCACTGGCACAGGTTTGGTTTTTGAAATATTATCCTGAACCTCAACAGAAAGAGCTGTGCCTTGGGAGTTACAGAAGCAACTTAATTAGAGCATGTTCTCTAATGAGTGACTCACTCAGCACTACCGTGGCAAACTGAGGTCACAAGCATTTTCTTCATAATCAGATTGGGCTCCCATTATTTCTAGTAGAATGCTAACTACTATTGATGTTTGAGCAGTAAAATGCTTTTGCCATCTATATATTATGTTTCAGAtaggaaaacaaaagcaattttcTGCATGCcctatttgtgtttttacaagGTAAATATGATTTCCTTCATGTAGAGCACTCACCTTCGATTTGTAAACATGATTCTGTTGGTTGCATATGCATGATGTTCTTAGAAGCTTTAAGTATtcgtttgaaaaacaaaaaatcaaggATTGATTTTCAGACaacacattgttttatttttctttcaacacTGAATCCAATTAGGAAATGACACAATGCAGGTAATGATGACTGTGAATATATTCTTCCAATAGAAGCAACGTTGAACTGCTAACCATATGACTGAGTTTTGTTAGGTTCCACAGAATGGAAATTAAAACCATAAATGTTAAATTTTGCATAGTCAGAtactacaatatttgttttaactgCATCCCTAAAAGCAGGATAAATGAATTCATTCTTAATTAATCCTACTAATAAACTATTAAAGTAAGTATGAATTCTAGGAAATATTTGAAACCATTCCTCTTACACATGTAGCTTTATATTTTCATGTTCAAAAAGTgaaacccatccatccattttcaaccactttatccaaaacagggttgtggaggagccagagtctatcccagcaagcaacaggtgcaaggcggGATACTCCctggatgagacaccagtccattgcatgacacacacagacacaaatgccaattttcccagaatccaattaactACTCTTTAAaatatgggaggaaaccagagcaccttaGGCAAaattagatgtacagtaacttaATTATAGAGAGATAACTGTAAACAGACTGGTACCGAGAGAACAACTCAGACAATGGCATGCACTACACTCCCACAAACAATTTCTTTAGTCACTTTTGTACCGTACACATTACATATTTCATTAATTGTATTAC from the Lepisosteus oculatus isolate fLepOcu1 chromosome 5, fLepOcu1.hap2, whole genome shotgun sequence genome contains:
- the ngfb gene encoding nerve growth factor, which codes for MRSSTLVLLFLISVQAVANMGGDAHAGDTTQHNAKQSEMQQEPSAFSSSQHRNPNIPDSITTVDPKLFSKRHYRSSRVLFSYLPPDEEVGEEDVEANGVHGTLEGPGSRVRRRANPDSQALRRGEYSVCKSISTWVGNKTKATDIKGQEVSVLAEFNINNVVKKQYFFETTCAGNDSGSSGCLGIDSRRWNSYCTNTHTFVRALTVDKKLVAWRYIRINTACVCVLSRKSWRH